The Pempheris klunzingeri isolate RE-2024b chromosome 1, fPemKlu1.hap1, whole genome shotgun sequence genome includes a region encoding these proteins:
- the rxfp3.3a2 gene encoding relaxin-3 receptor 1 translates to MDEMLNHSGTLNRSSPGDDKFSFEDIDVSAEGTLILRILISVVYSVVCAVGLVGNLLVFFLMRLRQGRKRSTINFFIINLAVTDFQFVLTLPFWAVDTALDFSWPFGDAMCKIILSVTVMNMYASVFFLTAMSVTRYWSVASALKKKAYRRSRCVKWVCAVLWVSATVATAPTTIFSTVTVVAGEKLCLLKFPEGHDWLALYHIQKILIAFIVPMLIVSVNYLMLLRFVRRRSMDSSNPKRRSRVTKSVAIVVLSFFCCWMPNHAITFWGVLVKFNAVNWDKSYYMVHTYVFPVTVCLAHANSCLNPVLYCLMRPEIRKMLSGLIWRVSTTSSNKGCATRSFTQGETQGVVPLQIVDNGEYMLSILDRKGLSNSNVIPYSR, encoded by the coding sequence ATGGATGAAATGTTAAACCACAGCGGGACACTGAACCGAAGTTCGCCTGGGGATGATAAATTCAGTTTCGAAGACATTGATGTGAGCGCGGAGGGCACCCTCATCCTCAGGATACTCATCTCTGTGGTGTACTCTGTAGTTTGCGCAGTGGGTTTGGTGGGGAATCTGCTCGTGTTTTTCCTTATGAGGTTACGGCAAGGTCGAAAGAGGTCCACCATCAATTTTTTCATCATCAACTTGGCAGTGACGGACTTCCAGTTCGTGCTCACTCTGCCCTTCTGGGCAGTGGACACCGCGCTGGACTTCAGCTGGCCGTTTGGAGACGCCATGTGCAAAATCATCCTCTCGGTCACCGTGATGAACATGTACGCCAGCGTGTTTTTCCTCACCGCCATGAGTGTGACCCGCTACTGGTCGGTCGCCTCGGCGCTGAAGAAGAAAGCGTACAGGAGGTCGCGGTGTGTGAAGTGGGTGTGCGCGGTGCTGTGGGTGTCGGCGACGGTGGCCACAGCTCCGACAACTATCTTCTCCACCGTGACTGTGGTCGCAGGAGAAAAACTCTGCCTCCTCAAGTTTCCCGAAGGACACGACTGGCTCGCTCTCTATCACATCCAGAAAATATTGATAGCCTTCATCGTCCCTATGCTCATAGTCTCTGTTAACTATCTGATGCTCCTGCGCTTCGTGCGACGGAGGAGCATGGACAGCAGCAACCCTAAACGGAGATCTAGAGTCACCAAATCTGTCGCTATAGTGGTTTTgtctttcttctgctgctggatGCCAAATCATGCCATCACCTTCTGGGGTGTCTTGGTCAAATTCAACGCAGTAAACTGGGATAAATCATATTACATGGTTCACACGTATGTGTTCCCGGTTACCGTGTGCTTGGCGCACGCAAACAGCTGCTTGAACCCGGTGCTTTACTGCCTGATGAGGCCAGAGATCAGGAAAATGCTCAGCGGTTTGATTTGGAGAGTCTCCACCACATCATCCAACAAAGGCTGCGCGACGCGCTCTTTTACGCAGGGAGAAACCCAGGGAGTGGTGCCTCTCCAGATTGTGGATAATGGAGAGTATATGCTGTCCATCTTAGACCGTAAAGGCCTCTCAAATTCCAACGTGATCCCCTACTCCCGATGA